The Halobacterium litoreum genome includes a region encoding these proteins:
- a CDS encoding GNAT family N-acetyltransferase, which produces MTAVEYGATAEELCSLYREYGWWADRDPESVRRALQNTDETVLVRDEAGDPVGAARILTDYVYYAMVYDVIVAADDRGEGVGREVMAAVREHPRLQDVAPSLLAREGLVPFYEACGFEVMDEAIEHPDGDPEPLSWMVHRRRDDEDEQSA; this is translated from the coding sequence ATGACCGCCGTGGAGTACGGTGCGACCGCCGAGGAGTTGTGTTCGCTGTACCGCGAGTACGGCTGGTGGGCCGACCGCGACCCCGAGAGCGTGCGCCGCGCGCTCCAGAACACCGACGAGACGGTGCTCGTCCGCGACGAGGCGGGCGACCCGGTCGGCGCCGCCCGAATCCTCACCGACTACGTCTACTACGCGATGGTGTACGACGTCATCGTCGCCGCCGACGACCGCGGCGAGGGCGTCGGCCGCGAGGTGATGGCCGCCGTCCGAGAACACCCCCGGCTACAGGACGTCGCGCCGTCGCTGCTCGCCCGCGAGGGCCTCGTCCCCTTCTACGAGGCCTGTGGCTTCGAGGTGATGGACGAGGCCATCGAACACCCGGACGGCGACCCGGAACCGCTGTCGTGGATGGTGCATCGGCGACGTGACGACGAGGACGAGCAGAGCGCCTGA
- the lrp gene encoding HTH-type transcriptional regulator Lrp: MVESVAECMTYEHLDVRLVNELLGDGRASLRSLADDLDVSVTTVSNHLQTLEDQGVIEGYTPVVNYDELGYDVTAILQLKVEGGALPDITDRLRGHKQMVSVYEVTGDYDVVAVGKFTDTDDMNALIKELLSDADIKESSTSVVLNAAAENEQFELDAGDE, translated from the coding sequence ATCGTGGAGTCGGTAGCGGAGTGTATGACCTACGAGCACCTCGACGTCCGCCTCGTGAACGAACTGCTCGGCGACGGTCGCGCCAGCCTCCGTAGCCTCGCCGACGACCTCGACGTCTCGGTCACCACCGTCTCGAATCACCTCCAGACGCTCGAAGACCAGGGCGTCATCGAGGGGTACACGCCCGTCGTGAACTACGACGAACTCGGCTACGACGTCACCGCCATCCTCCAACTCAAAGTCGAGGGCGGCGCCCTCCCCGACATCACCGACCGCCTCCGCGGCCACAAACAGATGGTCTCGGTGTACGAGGTCACCGGCGACTACGACGTGGTCGCCGTCGGGAAGTTCACCGACACCGACGACATGAACGCGCTCATCAAGGAACTGCTATCGGACGCCGACATCAAGGAGTCCTCCACGAGCGTCGTCCTCAACGCCGCCGCCGAGAACGAGCAGTTCGAACTCGACGCCGGCGACGAGTGA
- a CDS encoding YihY/virulence factor BrkB family protein has protein sequence MTRIGRAVGVAKRTLAAARDEQVTFLAAAVAYYAFVSVIPLLLLGIAVGTAFGGEQLVDVVVDGLEQFLSETGQDAVRDALTNARGRTGATVVSVALLTWSGLKLFRGLDVAFSQIYGSDFVEPLPKQLFDALVVLLTIPLAVAASVAIGVLAPSLGMVPYVNATASVTLFLSLTLLFLPAYYVFPDVPMTAGDALPGAAFAAFGWTVLAEAFRVYASVVSLEVYGLLGAALLFVTLLYFGGIVITVGAVLNAVLSGRTDDEAEVEREPPDEAPDVAELGAEVEALREELDAKTVSKSELETDLKQYVRTRLRRGKARGWGPYLVLLYGTAMTVGAFAYLSGGWAILAMVVVWLSTLGLYTLMVLFGVTASAFGLPGRVADRVRSWRS, from the coding sequence GTGACTCGAATCGGACGCGCCGTCGGCGTCGCCAAACGGACGCTCGCGGCGGCCCGCGACGAGCAGGTGACGTTCCTCGCGGCCGCCGTCGCGTACTACGCGTTCGTCTCCGTCATCCCCCTGTTGTTGTTGGGCATTGCAGTGGGGACGGCGTTCGGCGGCGAACAACTCGTCGACGTGGTCGTCGACGGCCTCGAACAGTTCCTCTCCGAGACCGGGCAGGACGCCGTGCGGGACGCGCTCACGAACGCCCGCGGGCGCACCGGCGCGACCGTCGTGAGCGTCGCGTTGCTGACGTGGTCGGGCCTGAAACTGTTCCGCGGACTGGACGTGGCGTTCTCCCAGATTTACGGCTCCGACTTCGTCGAACCGCTCCCGAAACAGCTGTTCGACGCGCTCGTCGTCCTGCTCACGATTCCGCTCGCGGTCGCCGCGTCGGTCGCCATCGGCGTGCTCGCGCCCTCGCTCGGGATGGTCCCCTACGTCAACGCCACCGCGAGCGTGACGCTGTTCCTCTCCCTGACCCTGCTGTTCCTGCCGGCGTACTACGTGTTCCCGGACGTCCCGATGACCGCGGGCGACGCGCTCCCCGGCGCGGCGTTCGCGGCGTTCGGCTGGACGGTGCTCGCGGAGGCGTTCCGCGTGTACGCGAGCGTCGTCAGCCTCGAAGTGTACGGCCTGCTCGGCGCGGCGCTGTTGTTCGTCACCCTGCTGTACTTCGGCGGCATCGTTATCACGGTCGGGGCGGTACTCAACGCCGTGCTGTCGGGACGAACTGACGACGAGGCCGAGGTCGAGCGCGAACCGCCCGACGAGGCGCCGGACGTCGCGGAACTCGGCGCGGAAGTCGAGGCGCTCCGCGAGGAACTCGACGCCAAGACCGTGAGCAAATCGGAGTTGGAGACGGACCTGAAACAGTACGTCCGCACCCGACTCCGCCGCGGGAAGGCGCGAGGCTGGGGGCCGTACCTCGTGTTGCTGTACGGCACCGCGATGACCGTCGGCGCGTTCGCCTACCTCTCCGGCGGGTGGGCGATACTCGCGATGGTCGTCGTGTGGCTCTCGACGCTCGGTCTCTACACGCTGATGGTGTTGTTCGGCGTCACCGCGAGCGCGTTCGGACTGCCAGGGCGAGTCGCTGACCGCGTACGGTCGTGGCGCTCATGA
- the aceB gene encoding malate synthase AceB, with the protein MTTDPTARHYDREFVRTFFTSPTAVEGGDDSAKMLRSAARLRGMEAPDVWVPDNEDATAPSMREQGVENVVEVVSEHGADFPGEIHPRVVWHRDDPATRYAGFRQMLAMADPDGGAVDHLDGFVIPEVGDIDDWKKADEALTRVETEHGLDPGSLSMSVIIESGEAELAMGDIREEAGKPSNNLERLFLLVDGEVDYTKDMRGMTPTGELPPWPELRHNTSRGASAAGLIAVDGPFDDIRDVAGYRERMTENRAKGMTGIWSLTPGQVVEANTEPLPPASGYWLLDDGEGEGELRAEDERWVYDGDALGLEETGDGYVLRVDGREQELNADDLREELLRRAAYVPSMADMVDSMAEFEAAKEAGKGAIAMTRAATVEIDGVPVDIEADRMWDEATYQAAKTPIDLFQDVYEHRPDQHDALADRYGREVVERATELG; encoded by the coding sequence ATGACGACTGACCCGACCGCGCGCCACTACGACCGCGAGTTCGTGCGGACGTTCTTCACGTCCCCGACGGCCGTGGAGGGCGGCGACGACTCCGCGAAGATGCTCCGGAGCGCCGCCCGACTCCGGGGGATGGAGGCGCCGGACGTCTGGGTGCCGGACAACGAGGACGCCACCGCGCCGTCGATGCGCGAGCAGGGCGTCGAGAACGTCGTCGAGGTCGTCAGCGAGCACGGCGCCGACTTCCCCGGCGAGATTCACCCGCGGGTCGTCTGGCACCGCGACGACCCCGCGACCCGGTACGCGGGGTTCCGGCAGATGCTCGCGATGGCCGACCCCGACGGGGGCGCCGTCGACCACCTCGACGGCTTCGTGATTCCCGAGGTGGGCGACATCGACGACTGGAAGAAAGCCGACGAGGCGCTCACGAGAGTCGAAACCGAGCACGGCCTCGACCCGGGGAGCCTCTCGATGTCCGTCATCATCGAGAGCGGGGAGGCCGAACTCGCGATGGGCGACATCCGCGAGGAGGCCGGGAAGCCCTCGAACAACCTCGAACGCCTGTTCCTGCTCGTGGACGGCGAGGTCGACTACACGAAGGACATGCGCGGGATGACGCCGACCGGCGAACTCCCGCCGTGGCCCGAACTGCGCCACAACACCTCGCGGGGCGCGAGCGCCGCCGGCCTCATCGCGGTCGACGGCCCGTTCGACGACATCCGGGACGTCGCGGGCTACCGCGAGCGCATGACCGAGAACCGCGCGAAGGGAATGACCGGCATCTGGTCGCTGACGCCGGGACAGGTCGTGGAGGCGAACACGGAACCCCTGCCGCCCGCGTCGGGCTACTGGCTCCTCGACGACGGCGAGGGCGAAGGCGAACTCCGCGCGGAAGACGAACGCTGGGTGTACGACGGGGACGCCCTCGGCCTCGAAGAGACGGGCGACGGCTACGTCCTTCGCGTCGACGGGCGCGAGCAGGAACTCAACGCCGACGACCTTCGCGAGGAACTGCTCAGGCGCGCGGCGTACGTCCCGAGCATGGCCGACATGGTGGACTCGATGGCGGAGTTCGAGGCCGCGAAGGAGGCCGGGAAGGGCGCCATCGCGATGACGCGCGCGGCGACCGTCGAAATCGACGGCGTCCCGGTGGACATCGAGGCCGACCGAATGTGGGACGAGGCCACGTATCAGGCCGCGAAGACGCCAATCGACCTCTTCCAGGACGTCTACGAGCACCGCCCCGACCAGCACGACGCGCTCGCCGACCGGTACGGACGCGAGGTCGTGGAGCGCGCGACCGAACTCGGATAG
- a CDS encoding tRNA (guanine(26)-N(2))-dimethyltransferase codes for MLVEEGGVTVEVPTASGGGDGAADDVFFNETQELNRDLTVATLSAYRDREPRAASYLDAMTASGIRGVRAAANDWDATLADLDPDAVELARENLARNDLDGEVVQRNVNSLLHDQERVFDVVDVDPFGSPIPFADATFANARNLVCVTATDTAPLCGAHFESGVRKYSAVPRNTEYHAEMGLRVLLSALARTAARYDVGVTPILSHVSDHYVRTYLDLSHRATDANETLDELGYVYHCQQCLHREHEFGLLSDPRDECAHCGGEQVLTAGPVWLGPAHEEAFVARVREHLTEDMGKAERASKLLTTIEGELHEPTHFDQHRLYGRWSEPAIGMDEFLDQLRDAGLDASRTHFGGTTFKTDGTLADVEAAIL; via the coding sequence ATGCTCGTCGAGGAGGGAGGCGTCACCGTGGAGGTTCCGACGGCGTCGGGCGGCGGCGACGGCGCCGCCGACGACGTGTTCTTCAACGAGACGCAGGAACTCAACCGCGACCTGACGGTGGCGACACTGTCGGCGTACCGCGACCGCGAACCGCGCGCCGCGTCCTACCTCGACGCGATGACCGCGAGCGGCATCCGGGGCGTGCGCGCCGCCGCGAACGACTGGGACGCGACGCTCGCCGACCTCGATCCGGACGCCGTCGAACTCGCCCGGGAGAATCTCGCGCGCAACGACCTCGACGGCGAGGTCGTCCAGCGGAACGTCAACAGCCTCCTCCACGACCAAGAGCGCGTGTTCGACGTGGTGGACGTCGACCCGTTCGGGTCGCCGATTCCGTTCGCGGACGCGACGTTCGCGAACGCCCGGAACCTCGTCTGCGTCACCGCGACCGACACCGCGCCGCTGTGTGGCGCGCACTTCGAGTCCGGCGTCCGGAAGTACTCCGCCGTCCCGCGGAACACCGAGTACCACGCCGAGATGGGGCTCCGCGTGTTGTTGTCCGCGCTCGCGCGCACGGCGGCGCGCTACGACGTGGGCGTCACGCCCATCCTGAGCCACGTCAGCGACCACTACGTGCGCACGTACCTCGACCTCTCCCATCGCGCGACGGACGCCAACGAGACGCTCGACGAACTCGGTTACGTCTACCACTGCCAGCAGTGTCTCCACCGCGAGCACGAGTTCGGCCTGCTCTCGGACCCCCGCGACGAGTGTGCGCACTGCGGCGGCGAACAGGTGTTGACCGCCGGCCCGGTGTGGCTCGGCCCGGCCCACGAGGAAGCGTTCGTCGCTCGCGTGCGCGAACACCTCACTGAGGACATGGGGAAGGCCGAGCGCGCGTCGAAACTCCTGACGACCATCGAGGGCGAACTCCACGAGCCGACGCACTTCGACCAGCACCGCCTCTACGGCCGGTGGTCGGAACCCGCAATTGGGATGGACGAGTTCCTCGACCAGTTGCGGGACGCCGGCCTCGACGCCTCCCGCACGCACTTCGGCGGCACGACGTTCAAGACCGACGGAACGCTCGCGGACGTCGAAGCCGCGATTCTCTGA
- the aceA gene encoding isocitrate lyase, whose translation MTDEYPDYTRRDIDNPAAREFRDLLDDQYVFAPGLYHALDARLAERAGHDAVYMSGYSTVLGQFGYPDLEMVSMTEMVENAKRIVDATSLPVVADCDTGYGGVHNVRRAVREYEKAGVAAIHIEDQTTPKRCGHIAGKQIVSREKARARFEAAVDAKQSDDTVIIARTDAYGSANGDWEEHLERGRIYADAGVDLVWPEMPDPSREDAVEYAETIHETHPDLDLAFNYSSSFAWSEQDDPLTFEELGDLGYKYIFITLFGLHSGAHAVYEDMVNIEENAEQAQFDLEDRYLGHETESHHDLSLVSRYQDIETEFDPEAKRRIEQSEGYSEDESDPITAEDAAAESDDD comes from the coding sequence ATGACTGACGAGTACCCCGACTACACGCGACGAGACATCGACAACCCCGCGGCCCGCGAGTTCCGCGACCTGCTGGACGACCAGTACGTGTTCGCGCCCGGCCTCTACCACGCCCTCGACGCTCGGCTCGCCGAGCGCGCCGGCCACGACGCAGTCTACATGAGCGGCTACTCCACCGTTCTCGGGCAGTTCGGCTACCCCGACCTCGAGATGGTGTCGATGACCGAGATGGTCGAGAACGCCAAGCGAATCGTCGACGCCACCTCCCTGCCGGTGGTCGCGGACTGCGACACCGGCTACGGCGGCGTCCACAACGTCCGGCGCGCCGTCCGCGAGTACGAGAAGGCGGGCGTCGCCGCCATCCACATCGAGGACCAGACGACGCCGAAGCGCTGTGGCCACATCGCGGGCAAGCAGATCGTCTCCCGGGAGAAGGCTCGCGCGCGCTTCGAGGCCGCCGTCGACGCGAAGCAGAGCGACGACACGGTGATTATCGCGCGCACCGACGCCTACGGCTCCGCGAACGGCGACTGGGAGGAACACCTCGAACGCGGCCGCATCTACGCGGACGCGGGCGTCGATCTCGTGTGGCCGGAGATGCCCGACCCGAGTCGGGAGGACGCCGTGGAGTACGCCGAGACCATCCACGAGACCCACCCGGACCTCGATTTGGCGTTCAACTACTCGTCGTCGTTCGCGTGGAGCGAGCAGGACGACCCCCTCACGTTCGAGGAACTCGGCGACCTCGGCTACAAGTACATCTTCATCACCCTCTTCGGCCTGCACTCCGGTGCGCACGCCGTCTACGAGGACATGGTGAACATCGAGGAGAACGCCGAGCAGGCGCAGTTCGACCTCGAAGACCGCTACCTCGGCCACGAGACGGAGAGCCACCACGACCTCTCGCTGGTCTCCCGGTACCAGGACATCGAGACGGAGTTCGACCCGGAGGCCAAGCGCCGCATCGAGCAGTCCGAGGGGTACAGCGAGGACGAGTCCGACCCCATCACGGCCGAGGACGCGGCCGCGGAGTCCGATGACGACTGA
- the thsB gene encoding thermosome subunit beta, producing the protein MAQQQRMQGQPMIIMGDDAQRVKDKDAQEHNISAARAVADAVRSTLGPKGMDKMLVSSMGDVTVTNDGVTILQEMDIDNPTAEMIVEVAETQEDEAGDGTTTAVAIAGELLKNAEELLERDIHPTAIIKGYNLAAEQAREEVDNIAIDVDPDDEDLIRSVAETSMTGKGAELDKELLSGIIYDAIKQVSVETEDGEVVVDAANINIETQTGRSSSESDLLRGAAISKDPVHDEMPTAVDDAKILLLNEAVEVEEAEADTSVNIESPDQLQSFLDQEEKQLKEKVQQIVDTGANVVFCQKGIDDMAQHYLAKEGILAVRRTKKSDIEFLTNVLDASVVTDLDAATEADVASGSVTRDDEDELFYVEGASEKAHGVTILLRGSTDHVVDELERGVTDALDVSAQTLSDGRVLPGGGAIEVELADRLRTFADSVSGREQLAVEAFADSVELVPRVLAENAGLDSIDTLVDLRSAHESGEERTGLNVLSGELEDTFEAGVVEPAHAKEQAVTSASEAANLVLKIDDIISAGDLSTDKGDDEGGAGGMGGGMGGGMGGMM; encoded by the coding sequence ATGGCTCAGCAACAGCGAATGCAGGGACAGCCGATGATCATCATGGGCGACGACGCACAGCGCGTCAAGGACAAGGACGCCCAGGAACACAACATCTCCGCCGCCCGCGCGGTCGCCGACGCCGTACGCTCCACGCTCGGCCCGAAGGGCATGGACAAGATGCTCGTCTCCTCGATGGGCGACGTCACCGTCACCAACGACGGCGTCACCATCCTCCAGGAGATGGACATCGACAACCCCACCGCGGAGATGATCGTCGAAGTCGCCGAGACCCAGGAAGACGAGGCCGGCGACGGCACGACGACGGCTGTCGCCATCGCGGGTGAACTCCTCAAGAACGCCGAGGAACTCCTCGAGCGCGACATCCACCCGACGGCCATCATCAAGGGCTACAACCTCGCCGCCGAACAGGCCCGCGAGGAAGTCGACAACATCGCCATCGACGTCGACCCCGACGACGAGGACCTCATTCGCTCCGTCGCCGAGACCTCCATGACGGGCAAGGGCGCGGAACTCGACAAGGAACTGCTCTCCGGCATCATCTACGACGCCATCAAGCAGGTCTCCGTCGAGACCGAGGACGGCGAGGTCGTCGTCGACGCCGCCAACATCAACATCGAGACCCAGACAGGCCGCTCCTCCAGCGAGAGCGACCTCCTGCGCGGCGCCGCCATCAGCAAGGACCCGGTCCACGACGAGATGCCGACCGCGGTCGACGACGCGAAGATTCTCCTCCTCAACGAGGCCGTCGAAGTCGAGGAGGCGGAAGCCGACACCTCGGTCAACATCGAGAGCCCCGACCAGCTCCAGTCCTTCCTCGACCAGGAGGAGAAACAGCTCAAGGAGAAGGTCCAGCAGATCGTCGACACCGGCGCGAACGTCGTCTTCTGCCAGAAGGGCATCGACGACATGGCCCAGCACTACCTCGCGAAGGAGGGCATCCTCGCGGTCCGCCGCACGAAGAAGTCCGACATCGAGTTCCTGACGAACGTCCTCGACGCGTCCGTCGTCACGGACCTCGACGCCGCGACCGAGGCCGACGTCGCGTCCGGCTCCGTCACGCGCGACGACGAGGACGAACTGTTCTACGTCGAGGGCGCCAGCGAGAAGGCCCACGGCGTCACCATCCTCCTGCGCGGCTCCACCGACCACGTCGTCGACGAACTCGAGCGCGGCGTCACTGACGCCCTCGACGTGTCCGCGCAGACGCTCTCGGACGGCCGCGTCCTCCCCGGCGGCGGCGCCATCGAGGTCGAACTCGCGGACCGCCTCCGCACCTTCGCGGACTCCGTCTCCGGCCGCGAGCAGCTCGCCGTCGAGGCGTTCGCGGACTCCGTCGAACTCGTCCCGCGCGTCCTCGCGGAGAACGCGGGCCTCGACTCCATCGACACGCTCGTCGACCTGCGCTCCGCACACGAGTCCGGCGAGGAACGCACCGGCCTGAACGTCCTCTCCGGCGAACTCGAGGACACCTTCGAAGCCGGCGTCGTCGAGCCCGCTCACGCCAAGGAGCAGGCCGTCACGAGCGCCAGCGAGGCCGCGAACCTCGTCCTCAAAATCGACGACATCATCTCCGCGGGCGACCTGTCCACGGACAAGGGCGACGACGAAGGCGGTGCCGGCGGCATGGGCGGCGGTATGGGCGGCGGCATGGGCGGCATGATGTAA
- the glnA gene encoding type I glutamate--ammonia ligase has translation MTNGNPELTEREQDVLEEIEAQNIDFLRLQFTDILGTVKNVSIPAHQAEKAFTEGIYFDGSSIEGFVRIQESDMRLDPDPETFAVLPWRDNGEGGSARLICDVVDREGRAFAGGPRQVLKNVLSRAEDMGYTVSIGPEPEFFLFEKDDDGKATTVPHDTGGYFDLAPKDLASDIRREIIFTLEKMGFEIEASHHEVADGQHEINFKYDDALTAADNIATFRAVVRAVAEQNDVHATFMPKPIGEINGSGMHSHISLFDEDGNNAFADDDDEFNLSETAYAFMGGVLDHAPAFTAVTNPTVNSYKRLVPGYEAPVYIAWSDVNRSALIRVPDAAGVSARFEIRSPDPSCNPYLALAAVIASGLDGMENGADPGDAVREDIYEFDEEKRDEYGITTLPGNLGQAVTALEDDEVVAEALGPHVTEKFVEAKREEFAEYKASVSGWEKDRYLETF, from the coding sequence ATGACGAACGGAAACCCAGAACTCACCGAACGCGAGCAGGACGTACTCGAGGAAATCGAGGCCCAGAACATCGACTTCCTCCGCCTCCAGTTCACGGACATCCTCGGCACCGTGAAGAACGTCTCCATCCCCGCCCACCAAGCGGAGAAGGCGTTCACGGAGGGCATCTACTTCGACGGCTCCTCCATCGAGGGGTTCGTCCGGATTCAGGAGTCCGACATGCGCCTCGACCCCGACCCCGAGACGTTCGCCGTGCTCCCGTGGCGCGACAACGGCGAGGGCGGGAGCGCCCGCCTCATCTGTGACGTCGTCGACCGCGAGGGCCGCGCGTTCGCCGGCGGCCCCCGGCAGGTCCTGAAGAACGTCCTCTCGCGCGCCGAGGACATGGGCTACACCGTGAGCATCGGCCCGGAACCCGAGTTCTTCCTGTTCGAGAAAGACGACGACGGGAAGGCCACGACCGTCCCCCACGACACGGGCGGCTACTTCGACCTCGCGCCGAAGGACCTCGCGTCGGACATCCGCCGCGAAATCATCTTCACGCTCGAGAAGATGGGCTTCGAAATCGAAGCCAGCCACCACGAGGTCGCCGACGGCCAACACGAGATCAACTTCAAGTACGACGACGCGCTCACCGCCGCGGACAACATCGCGACGTTCCGCGCCGTCGTGCGCGCTGTCGCCGAGCAGAACGACGTCCACGCGACGTTCATGCCCAAGCCCATCGGCGAAATCAACGGGTCGGGCATGCACAGCCACATCTCGCTGTTCGACGAGGACGGCAACAACGCGTTCGCCGACGACGACGACGAGTTCAACCTCTCCGAGACGGCCTACGCGTTCATGGGCGGCGTGCTCGACCACGCGCCCGCCTTTACCGCCGTCACGAACCCGACGGTGAACTCCTACAAGCGCCTCGTCCCCGGCTACGAGGCCCCCGTCTACATCGCGTGGAGCGACGTGAACCGCTCCGCGCTCATCCGCGTCCCGGACGCCGCGGGCGTCTCCGCGCGCTTCGAGATTCGGTCGCCGGACCCGTCGTGTAACCCCTACCTCGCGCTCGCCGCGGTCATCGCGTCGGGCCTCGACGGCATGGAGAACGGCGCCGACCCGGGCGACGCGGTCCGCGAGGACATCTACGAGTTCGACGAGGAGAAACGCGACGAGTACGGCATCACCACGCTCCCCGGCAACCTCGGGCAGGCTGTCACGGCGCTCGAAGACGACGAGGTCGTCGCCGAGGCGCTCGGCCCGCACGTCACCGAGAAGTTCGTGGAAGCGAAACGCGAGGAGTTCGCGGAGTACAAGGCCTCGGTCTCCGGCTGGGAGAAAGACCGCTACCTCGAGACGTTCTGA
- a CDS encoding phosphatase PAP2 family protein codes for MTGRGVGVTDAIAGSVPDALVPALVALTFLGSTWFITTVGPALYLFGPRRSWLSRRNGARLLAVSIGALALVVLTKGAFAEPRPPETVMLIAEDGNGFPSGHATGAAAFYGAVAALLGVGSRARRALAAGGFVVFVAFTRLALGVHYLVDVVAGTALGLAFVGVALALTRRRVAYGFALAVALAVAAVGLLGPTEDAVAALGGTVGALAGWLVVDSRNALDAPVRTAPALAAVAVLGGSAALTLKMEAAAPVIVGAHALAGVAFVALPAVQNVSR; via the coding sequence ATGACCGGACGCGGTGTCGGCGTCACGGACGCTATCGCCGGGAGCGTCCCCGACGCCCTCGTCCCCGCGCTCGTCGCGCTGACGTTCCTCGGGAGCACGTGGTTCATCACGACCGTCGGCCCCGCGCTCTACCTGTTCGGGCCGCGGCGCTCGTGGCTCTCCCGCCGGAACGGCGCGCGCCTGCTCGCGGTGAGCATCGGCGCGCTCGCGCTCGTCGTCCTCACGAAGGGCGCGTTCGCGGAGCCGCGCCCGCCGGAGACGGTGATGCTGATAGCCGAGGACGGCAACGGCTTCCCGAGCGGCCACGCCACCGGCGCGGCGGCGTTCTACGGCGCCGTCGCCGCGCTCCTCGGCGTCGGCTCTCGGGCGCGACGCGCGCTCGCCGCGGGCGGCTTCGTCGTGTTCGTCGCGTTCACGCGCCTCGCGCTCGGCGTCCACTACCTCGTGGACGTGGTCGCGGGGACGGCACTCGGCCTCGCGTTCGTCGGCGTCGCGCTCGCGCTGACGCGGCGCCGCGTCGCGTACGGCTTCGCGCTCGCCGTCGCGCTCGCCGTCGCCGCTGTCGGCCTGCTCGGCCCAACCGAGGACGCCGTCGCCGCGCTCGGCGGGACGGTCGGCGCGCTCGCCGGGTGGCTGGTCGTCGACTCGCGGAACGCGCTCGACGCGCCCGTCCGCACCGCGCCCGCGCTCGCGGCGGTGGCGGTGCTCGGCGGGTCGGCCGCGCTCACGCTGAAAATGGAGGCCGCGGCGCCGGTAATCGTCGGCGCACACGCCCTTGCGGGCGTGGCGTTCGTCGCGCTGCCGGCGGTTCAGAACGTCTCGAGGTAG
- the hisH gene encoding imidazole glycerol phosphate synthase subunit HisH — MSTTATDQTTASVVVVDYGLGNLRSVTRGLERANAAVTVSDDPGALDDADGIVLPGVGAFGDGMENAGPFRDALADAADDGRPLFGICLGMQMLLTSSEEAERAGQGDATGLDLIPGRNVRFTGDVKVPHMGWNELDVVRDHPLVEGVDGQYAYFVHSYYATVESENHVVAETDYGTTFPSIVANDEGNVFGTQFHPEKSGETGLRILRNFVDICADQ, encoded by the coding sequence ATGAGTACGACGGCCACCGACCAGACGACGGCGTCCGTCGTCGTCGTTGACTACGGACTCGGGAACCTCCGGAGCGTCACGCGCGGTCTCGAGCGCGCGAACGCCGCCGTGACCGTCTCCGACGACCCGGGCGCGCTCGACGACGCGGACGGCATCGTCCTGCCGGGCGTCGGCGCGTTCGGCGACGGTATGGAGAACGCAGGCCCGTTCCGGGACGCGCTCGCGGACGCAGCCGACGACGGCCGCCCGCTGTTCGGCATCTGTCTGGGGATGCAGATGCTGTTGACCTCCAGCGAGGAGGCCGAGCGCGCGGGACAGGGCGACGCCACGGGCCTCGACTTGATTCCGGGCCGGAACGTCCGGTTCACCGGCGACGTGAAGGTCCCCCACATGGGGTGGAACGAACTCGACGTGGTTCGGGACCACCCGCTCGTGGAGGGCGTCGACGGCCAGTACGCGTACTTCGTCCACTCCTACTACGCCACCGTCGAGAGCGAGAACCACGTCGTCGCGGAGACCGACTACGGGACGACGTTCCCGTCCATCGTGGCGAACGACGAGGGCAACGTCTTCGGGACGCAGTTCCACCCCGAGAAGTCCGGAGAGACCGGCCTGCGAATCCTCCGGAACTTCGTGGACATCTGCGCCGACCAGTAG